In one Mycobacterium heckeshornense genomic region, the following are encoded:
- a CDS encoding PH domain-containing protein codes for MSRQPGWDAEVRPHLTPYFAYAAAAVIAAAHIAVGLLLKVKSTGVVFQTADQVAIGALGLVIAGVVLLFARPRLRVGASGLSVRNLLGERLIPWSHVVGVSFPTGARWARIDLPGDEYIPVMAIQAVDKERAVAAMDTVRSLLERYRPSREQT; via the coding sequence GTGAGCCGGCAACCGGGCTGGGACGCGGAAGTGCGTCCGCACCTGACACCGTACTTCGCCTACGCCGCGGCGGCGGTGATCGCCGCCGCGCACATCGCTGTGGGGCTGCTACTCAAAGTGAAGTCCACCGGCGTGGTCTTCCAGACTGCCGATCAGGTGGCCATCGGCGCGCTGGGCCTGGTCATCGCCGGCGTGGTGCTGCTGTTCGCGCGGCCCCGGCTGCGCGTCGGCGCCTCCGGGCTGTCGGTGCGCAACCTGCTGGGCGAGCGGCTGATCCCATGGTCGCACGTGGTCGGCGTATCGTTTCCGACCGGCGCCCGCTGGGCGCGCATCGACCTGCCCGGCGACGAGTACATCCCGGTGATGGCCATCCAGGCCGTCGACAAGGAGCGGGCCGTGGCCGCCATGGACACTGTCCGTTCGCTGCTGGAGCGCTACCGCCCCTCACGC
- the ribH gene encoding 6,7-dimethyl-8-ribityllumazine synthase: MSPAAGVPEMPALDASGLKLAIVASTWHAEICDALLTGARKTAAEWGIGDPTVVRVLGAIEIPVVAQELARNHDAVVALGVVIRGETPHFDYVCDAVTQGLTRVSLDASTPVANGVLTTHTEEQARDRAGLSTSTEDKGAQATAAALNTALTLRELRTRS; the protein is encoded by the coding sequence ATGAGCCCAGCCGCCGGTGTGCCGGAAATGCCGGCGCTCGACGCGTCCGGGTTGAAACTGGCTATCGTCGCCAGCACGTGGCATGCCGAAATCTGCGACGCGTTATTGACCGGCGCCCGTAAAACGGCGGCGGAATGGGGGATCGGCGATCCGACCGTGGTTCGGGTGCTCGGTGCGATCGAGATCCCGGTGGTAGCACAGGAACTAGCGCGCAACCACGACGCGGTCGTCGCCCTGGGCGTAGTAATCCGTGGTGAGACACCGCATTTCGACTATGTCTGCGATGCGGTGACCCAGGGTTTGACCCGGGTCTCGCTGGACGCGTCGACCCCGGTGGCCAATGGCGTGCTGACCACCCACACCGAGGAGCAGGCGCGTGACCGGGCGGGCCTGTCCACATCGACCGAAGACAAGGGTGCGCAGGCGACCGCCGCCGCGTTGAACACCGCACTGACGCTGCGCGAGCTACGCACACGGTCGTGA
- a CDS encoding bifunctional 3,4-dihydroxy-2-butanone-4-phosphate synthase/GTP cyclohydrolase II codes for MTRLDSVERAVADIAAGKAVIVIDDEDRENEGDLIFAAEKATPSLVAFMVRYTSGYLCVPLDSAICDRLGLLPMYAVNQDKRGTAYTVTVDARYGVGTGISASDRATTMRLLADPRSVADDFTRPGHVVPLRAKDGGVLRRPGHTEAAVDLARMAGLQPAGVLCEIVSQKDEGAMAQTDELRVFADEHDLALIAIADLIEYRRKHEKQIERVAEARIPTRHGEFRAIGYTSIYDDVEHVALVRGEIAGPNYDGDDVLVRVHSECLTGDVFGSRRCDCGPQLDAAMAMVAREGRGVVLYMRGHEGRGIGLLHKLQAYQLQDAGEDTVDANLKLGFPADARDYGIGAQILVDLGVRSMRLLTNNPAKRVGLDGYGLHIIERVPLPVRANAENIRYLMTKRDRMGHDLIGLDDYHESVHLPGEFGGAL; via the coding sequence ATGACGAGGTTGGACTCCGTCGAACGGGCGGTTGCCGACATAGCGGCGGGTAAGGCCGTCATCGTCATCGACGACGAGGACCGCGAGAACGAGGGCGACCTCATCTTCGCCGCCGAAAAAGCGACGCCGAGCCTGGTCGCGTTCATGGTCCGCTACACCTCCGGCTACTTGTGCGTGCCGCTGGACAGCGCGATCTGCGACCGGCTGGGCCTGCTGCCGATGTACGCGGTCAACCAGGACAAGCGCGGCACCGCCTACACCGTCACCGTGGATGCGAGATATGGTGTGGGAACTGGTATTTCAGCTTCTGACCGGGCCACGACGATGCGGTTGCTGGCCGATCCGCGCAGTGTCGCCGACGACTTCACCCGGCCGGGTCACGTTGTCCCGTTGCGCGCCAAGGACGGCGGCGTGCTGCGGCGCCCCGGCCACACCGAAGCTGCCGTCGACCTGGCCCGCATGGCCGGACTGCAACCCGCGGGCGTGCTGTGCGAGATCGTCAGCCAGAAGGACGAGGGCGCGATGGCCCAGACCGACGAACTGCGCGTGTTCGCAGACGAACACGACCTGGCGTTGATCGCCATCGCCGACTTGATCGAATATCGGCGCAAACACGAGAAACAGATCGAGCGGGTGGCCGAAGCACGGATCCCGACCCGACACGGCGAGTTCCGCGCGATCGGCTACACCAGCATCTACGACGACGTCGAGCACGTGGCTTTGGTGCGCGGCGAGATCGCCGGGCCCAACTACGACGGCGACGACGTGCTGGTCCGAGTGCACTCGGAGTGCCTGACCGGTGACGTGTTCGGGTCGCGCCGCTGCGACTGCGGTCCCCAGCTGGACGCGGCGATGGCCATGGTGGCGCGGGAAGGACGCGGCGTCGTGCTCTACATGCGCGGCCACGAGGGCCGCGGCATCGGCCTGCTGCACAAACTGCAGGCCTACCAGCTGCAGGACGCGGGTGAAGACACCGTCGACGCCAACCTCAAACTCGGGTTTCCCGCCGACGCCCGCGACTACGGCATCGGCGCGCAGATCCTGGTCGATCTGGGGGTCCGCTCGATGCGGTTGCTGACCAACAACCCCGCCAAGCGGGTCGGTCTGGACGGCTATGGGTTGCACATCATCGAGCGGGTGCCGCTGCCGGTGCGGGCCAATGCCGAGAACATCCGGTATCTGATGACCAAACGCGACCGGATGGGCCACGACCTGATCGGGCTCGACGACTACCACGAATCAGTCCATCTGCCAGGCGAATTCGGCGGCGCCCTGTGA
- a CDS encoding riboflavin synthase gives MFTGIVEEVGEVLSKQQLGDCARLTIRGPVVTADAGHGDSIAVNGVCLTVVDVLPGGQFTADVMGETLNRSSLGGLEVGSPVNLERAAAVNSRLGGHIVQGHVDATGRILARTPAEGWEVVRIELPAALARYVVEKGSITVDGISLTVSALGEGWFEVSLIPTTRELTTLGRAPVGTAVNLEVDVIAKYVERLMHRPAD, from the coding sequence GTGTTCACCGGAATCGTCGAGGAAGTCGGCGAAGTGCTTTCCAAGCAGCAGCTGGGCGATTGCGCGCGCTTGACCATCCGCGGCCCGGTGGTCACCGCTGACGCGGGGCACGGCGACTCGATCGCCGTCAACGGGGTGTGCCTGACCGTCGTCGACGTGCTGCCCGGCGGGCAGTTCACCGCCGATGTGATGGGCGAGACGCTGAACCGGTCCAGCCTGGGCGGCCTGGAAGTGGGCAGTCCGGTGAATCTCGAGCGGGCCGCGGCGGTGAACAGCCGCCTCGGTGGGCACATCGTGCAGGGCCACGTCGACGCGACCGGTCGAATCCTGGCCCGGACTCCTGCCGAGGGCTGGGAAGTGGTGCGCATCGAGCTGCCCGCCGCGCTGGCCCGCTACGTCGTCGAGAAGGGCTCGATCACGGTGGACGGCATCTCGCTGACGGTCTCCGCGCTCGGCGAGGGTTGGTTCGAGGTCTCGCTGATTCCGACCACCCGGGAGCTGACCACCTTGGGCCGCGCCCCGGTGGGCACCGCGGTCAACCTCGAGGTCGACGTCATCGCCAAATACGTCGAGCGGTTGATGCATCGTCCCGCCGACTAA
- a CDS encoding LppX_LprAFG lipoprotein — protein MQTPRRLLAAVAAVSIAAVASISGCSSSSKSSSKPLPDAATLVKQSSQATKNVKSVHLVLSTTGKVPGLPIKTLTGDLTTDPTAAKGNAKITIGGSDIDADFVVYDSNLYATLTPGKWDNFGPAADIYDPSTILNPDTGLANVLAHFTDPKAQARESVNGQDTVRITGQVPADTVNQLAAPLKATQPQPATLWIQENGDHELVQAKLDQSPGNSIQMTLSNWNQPVQVTKPPVS, from the coding sequence ATGCAGACGCCTCGCCGCCTCCTTGCCGCTGTTGCCGCCGTGAGCATCGCCGCCGTCGCCTCGATCAGCGGTTGCTCCTCGTCCTCGAAGTCCTCCAGCAAACCGCTTCCGGACGCGGCGACGCTGGTCAAACAGTCCAGCCAGGCCACCAAGAACGTCAAAAGTGTGCATTTGGTGTTGTCGACCACGGGGAAGGTGCCGGGGCTGCCGATCAAAACGCTCACCGGCGACCTCACCACCGACCCCACCGCGGCGAAGGGCAACGCCAAGATCACCATCGGCGGCTCGGACATCGACGCCGATTTCGTGGTCTACGACTCAAATCTGTACGCGACGCTCACGCCGGGCAAGTGGGACAATTTCGGCCCCGCCGCCGACATCTACGACCCGTCGACGATCCTGAACCCCGACACCGGTCTGGCCAACGTGTTGGCTCACTTCACCGATCCCAAGGCTCAGGCGCGGGAGAGCGTCAACGGCCAAGACACTGTCCGCATCACCGGACAGGTACCCGCCGACACGGTGAATCAGCTTGCGGCGCCGTTGAAAGCGACACAGCCGCAACCGGCGACGCTCTGGATCCAGGAGAACGGCGATCATGAGCTGGTTCAGGCCAAGCTGGATCAGAGCCCGGGCAATTCCATCCAGATGACCCTGTCGAACTGGAACCAGCCGGTCCAGGTCACCAAACCACCGGTGAGCTGA
- a CDS encoding MFS transporter, producing MQAGRRIAISAGSLAVLLGALDTYVVVTIMRDIITTIGIPINKLERITPIVTWYLLGYIAAMPLLGRASDRFGRKLLLQASLAAFAVGSVVTALSTELHVLVVGRTIQGLAAGALLPVTLALGADLWSTRNRAGVLGGIGAAQELGSVLGPLYGIFIVWLTSRWQDVFWINVPLAIVAMVMIQFSLPSRERSSEPEKIDLVGGLLLAVALGLAVIGLYNPDRSAQQALPSYGLPLVIGAMIAAVAFGLWERFARTRLIEPAGVHFRPFLAALGASVAAGAALMVTLVDVELFAQGVLGKDQDEAALMLLWFLAALPLGALTGGWIATRIGDRAMTFLGLLIAAGGYWLISGWRPDLPTRRHDILGLVSLPAMDTDLVIAGVGLGLVIGPLSSASLRVVPSVQHGIAAALVVVARMTGMLVGLAALSAWGFQRFNQIVAAKTAAVPENASLAERLALKAVLYRDAFAEMYGGIFTVTAVVCMVGALLGLLLSSRRVHAEEPELREHEPVGPKA from the coding sequence ATGCAAGCCGGACGCCGAATCGCGATCAGCGCGGGCAGTCTCGCCGTGCTGCTGGGTGCCCTCGACACCTATGTCGTGGTCACGATCATGCGCGACATCATCACGACGATCGGCATCCCGATCAACAAGCTCGAGCGGATCACCCCGATCGTCACCTGGTACCTGCTGGGCTACATCGCGGCGATGCCGCTGCTGGGCCGGGCCTCGGACCGGTTCGGGCGCAAGCTGCTGCTGCAGGCCAGCCTGGCCGCGTTCGCGGTCGGCTCGGTAGTCACAGCGCTCTCCACCGAGCTGCACGTGCTGGTCGTCGGCCGCACCATCCAGGGCCTGGCCGCCGGCGCGCTGCTGCCGGTCACGCTGGCGCTGGGCGCCGACTTGTGGTCGACGCGCAACCGCGCCGGGGTGCTCGGCGGTATCGGCGCCGCGCAGGAACTCGGCAGCGTGCTCGGGCCGCTCTACGGGATTTTCATCGTCTGGCTGACCAGCCGCTGGCAGGACGTGTTCTGGATCAACGTGCCATTAGCGATCGTCGCGATGGTGATGATCCAGTTCAGTTTGCCGTCGCGCGAGCGCAGCAGCGAGCCGGAGAAAATCGATCTGGTCGGTGGACTGCTGTTGGCGGTGGCGTTGGGCCTGGCGGTGATCGGCCTGTACAACCCGGATCGCAGCGCTCAACAGGCGCTGCCCAGCTATGGGTTGCCGCTGGTGATCGGCGCGATGATCGCCGCGGTCGCGTTCGGGCTGTGGGAACGCTTCGCGCGCACCCGGTTGATCGAACCTGCCGGTGTGCACTTCCGGCCGTTCTTGGCCGCGCTGGGTGCATCGGTGGCCGCGGGCGCGGCGCTGATGGTGACGCTGGTCGACGTGGAGCTCTTCGCCCAGGGCGTGCTCGGCAAGGACCAGGACGAGGCCGCTCTGATGTTGCTGTGGTTCCTCGCCGCACTGCCGCTCGGGGCGCTGACCGGCGGGTGGATCGCGACCCGCATCGGCGACCGGGCGATGACGTTCCTCGGGCTGCTGATCGCGGCCGGCGGGTATTGGCTGATTTCCGGGTGGCGGCCTGACCTGCCGACCCGCCGGCACGACATCCTCGGCCTGGTGAGCTTGCCCGCGATGGACACCGATCTGGTCATCGCCGGGGTCGGGCTCGGGCTGGTGATCGGGCCGCTGTCGTCGGCGAGCCTGCGGGTCGTCCCGTCCGTGCAGCACGGCATCGCCGCGGCGCTCGTGGTGGTGGCCCGGATGACCGGCATGCTGGTCGGGTTGGCCGCGCTGAGTGCATGGGGGTTCCAGCGGTTCAACCAGATCGTTGCGGCCAAGACGGCGGCCGTTCCGGAAAACGCCAGCCTCGCCGAACGGTTAGCCCTCAAGGCGGTGCTGTACCGGGATGCGTTCGCGGAGATGTACGGCGGGATCTTCACGGTCACCGCCGTGGTCTGCATGGTGGGGGCGCTGCTGGGTCTGCTGCTGTCCAGCCGGCGTGTTCACGCCGAGGAGCCAGAACTGCGCGAGCACGAGCCGGTGGGTCCTAAGGCGTAA
- the ribD gene encoding bifunctional diaminohydroxyphosphoribosylaminopyrimidine deaminase/5-amino-6-(5-phosphoribosylamino)uracil reductase RibD: MSTPVAISYDAAMRLAVEHAELVKGSTYPNPPVGAVILDREGRVAGAGGTEPAGSAHAEIVALRRAGGLAAGGTAVVTLEPCNHYGKTPPCVDALLDAGIATVVYAVADPNPVAAGGAARLAAAGVHVVPGVQTDLVAAGPLREWLHKQRTGLPHVTWKYATSIDGRSAAADGSSQWITSEAARADLHRRRAAADAIVVGTGTVLADDPALTARLADGSLAERQPLRVVVGKREIPSEAQVLNDDSRTMVIRTHDPHEVLKALSDRTDVLLEGGPTLAGAFLRAGAIDRILAYVAPILLGGPITAVDDVGVPSIARALRWRFDGVQRVGPDLLLSLVPR; this comes from the coding sequence ATGAGCACTCCCGTGGCCATCAGCTACGACGCCGCCATGCGGCTCGCCGTCGAGCACGCTGAACTGGTCAAGGGCAGCACCTATCCCAATCCGCCGGTCGGCGCGGTCATCCTCGACCGTGAGGGCCGGGTCGCCGGCGCCGGCGGCACCGAGCCGGCCGGCAGCGCGCATGCCGAGATCGTGGCGCTGCGCCGCGCCGGCGGCCTGGCCGCGGGCGGGACCGCGGTCGTGACGCTGGAGCCCTGCAACCACTACGGCAAGACCCCGCCGTGCGTGGATGCTCTGCTCGACGCCGGTATCGCCACAGTGGTGTACGCGGTTGCCGACCCGAATCCCGTCGCGGCGGGCGGCGCAGCCCGGCTGGCCGCCGCCGGCGTGCATGTCGTTCCAGGTGTGCAGACCGACCTGGTGGCCGCCGGGCCGCTGCGCGAGTGGCTGCACAAGCAGCGCACCGGGTTGCCGCATGTGACGTGGAAGTACGCCACCAGCATCGACGGGCGCAGCGCTGCCGCTGACGGCTCCAGCCAGTGGATCACCAGCGAGGCCGCCCGCGCGGACTTGCATCGCCGCCGCGCCGCCGCCGACGCCATCGTCGTTGGCACCGGGACGGTGCTCGCCGACGATCCGGCCCTGACCGCCCGGCTGGCCGACGGCAGTCTTGCCGAACGCCAGCCACTGCGGGTAGTGGTCGGTAAGCGCGAAATCCCCTCGGAGGCACAGGTTCTCAACGACGATTCGCGCACCATGGTGATCCGAACCCATGATCCGCACGAGGTGCTTAAGGCCTTGTCGGATCGCACCGACGTGTTGCTCGAGGGTGGGCCGACGCTGGCGGGTGCCTTCCTTCGCGCCGGGGCCATCGACCGCATCCTGGCCTATGTCGCGCCGATCCTGCTGGGTGGGCCGATCACCGCGGTCGACGATGTCGGGGTCCCGAGCATCGCGCGGGCGCTGCGGTGGCGGTTTGACGGGGTGCAGCGGGTCGGACCGGACCTGCTGCTAAGCCTGGTGCCGCGCTAG
- the rpe gene encoding ribulose-phosphate 3-epimerase has protein sequence MPGTTDRPLIAPSILNADYAHLADQVAAVTGADWLHVDVMDNHFVPNLTIGLPVVESLLKVTDIPMDCHLMIEDPDRWAPPYAEAGAYNVTFHAEATDNPVKVARDIRAAGAKAGLSIKPATPLEPYLDILKDFDTFLVMSVEPGFGGQDFMPEVLGKVRKVRSMVDSGELTILVEIDGGINADTIEQAAEAGVDCFVAGSAVYGADDPAAAVEALRRRARATSPHLRR, from the coding sequence ATGCCGGGCACGACCGATCGGCCCCTGATAGCGCCGTCGATCCTGAACGCCGATTACGCCCACCTGGCCGACCAGGTGGCCGCCGTGACCGGCGCCGACTGGCTGCACGTGGACGTGATGGACAACCATTTCGTGCCCAACCTGACGATCGGACTGCCGGTGGTCGAAAGCCTGCTGAAGGTCACCGACATCCCGATGGACTGCCACCTGATGATCGAGGACCCCGATCGGTGGGCCCCGCCCTACGCCGAGGCGGGCGCCTACAACGTGACCTTCCACGCCGAGGCCACCGACAACCCGGTCAAGGTGGCCCGCGACATCCGCGCCGCGGGAGCCAAAGCCGGGCTGAGCATCAAGCCGGCCACCCCGCTGGAGCCCTACCTGGACATCCTCAAGGACTTCGACACGTTTCTGGTCATGTCGGTGGAACCGGGTTTCGGGGGCCAGGACTTCATGCCTGAGGTGTTGGGCAAAGTCCGCAAAGTCCGCAGCATGGTCGACTCCGGCGAGCTGACCATCCTCGTCGAGATCGACGGCGGGATCAACGCCGACACCATCGAACAGGCCGCCGAGGCCGGCGTCGACTGCTTTGTCGCCGGATCCGCTGTCTACGGTGCCGACGACCCCGCCGCCGCCGTGGAGGCGCTGCGCCGCCGGGCCAGGGCCACGTCACCGCATCTGCGCCGATGA
- a CDS encoding RsmB/NOP family class I SAM-dependent RNA methyltransferase: MTRGRRTPESRSSRPGKPRHRQRRRPLDPARRAAFDVLRAVSERDAYPNLALPALLRERGIRGRDAAFATELTYGTCRTLGLLDAIIGAAAGRPSESINPVLLDLLRLGAYQLLRTRVDAHAAVSTTVEQAGIEFDSARAGFVNAVLRAIDARDEQSWLAELAPDPACDPIGYTAFVHAHPRWIAQAFADALGPAAGELDALLASDDERPQVHLAARPDALSARELADAVRGSVGRYSPYAVYLPTGDPAQLPAVRDGLALVQDEGSQLVARALTLAPVDGDTGRWLDLCAGPGGKTALVAALGAGSGARVTAVEPSAHRAELVARNTRGLPVEVVRVDARCSGLAPGFDRVLVDVPCTGLGALRRRPEARWRRRPTDIPALTKLQRELLAAAIALTRPGGVVMYATCSPHLAETVGVVADALRRHPVRALDTRPLFEPVDRLGDGPYVQLWPHRHGTDAMFAAALQVGPK, from the coding sequence ATGACCCGCGGCAGGCGTACACCGGAGAGCCGGTCATCCCGCCCTGGTAAACCGCGGCATCGGCAGCGCCGCCGGCCCCTGGATCCGGCCCGCCGCGCCGCCTTCGACGTGCTGCGGGCGGTCTCCGAGCGAGACGCCTACCCGAACCTTGCGCTACCTGCGCTGCTGCGAGAACGCGGAATCCGCGGACGGGACGCGGCATTTGCCACCGAACTCACCTACGGCACCTGTCGCACCCTCGGTCTGCTCGACGCGATCATCGGCGCCGCCGCCGGGCGCCCATCTGAGTCCATAAACCCGGTCCTGCTTGATCTGCTGCGGCTGGGCGCCTACCAGCTGCTGCGCACCCGGGTCGACGCGCACGCCGCGGTGTCCACCACCGTGGAGCAAGCTGGCATCGAATTCGATTCGGCCAGAGCAGGTTTCGTCAACGCAGTGCTGCGGGCCATCGACGCCCGCGACGAGCAGTCCTGGCTAGCCGAGTTGGCCCCCGACCCCGCGTGCGACCCGATCGGCTACACCGCCTTCGTGCACGCCCACCCGCGGTGGATCGCGCAGGCCTTCGCCGACGCGCTGGGCCCGGCGGCCGGTGAACTCGATGCACTGCTGGCCAGCGACGACGAACGGCCGCAAGTCCACTTGGCCGCAAGACCCGATGCGCTGAGCGCTCGGGAGCTGGCCGACGCCGTGCGCGGCAGCGTCGGCCGATATTCGCCGTATGCGGTGTACCTGCCGACCGGTGACCCCGCGCAGTTGCCGGCGGTGCGCGACGGGCTCGCTCTGGTTCAGGACGAGGGCAGTCAACTGGTGGCCCGCGCGCTGACGTTGGCGCCGGTCGACGGCGACACTGGACGCTGGCTGGATCTGTGCGCGGGCCCTGGCGGCAAGACCGCGCTGGTGGCTGCGCTGGGCGCGGGCAGCGGGGCGCGGGTGACCGCGGTGGAGCCGTCGGCGCACCGCGCCGAGCTGGTGGCGCGCAACACCCGTGGGCTCCCGGTGGAGGTGGTGCGGGTCGACGCTCGGTGCAGCGGGCTGGCGCCGGGCTTCGACCGCGTTCTCGTCGACGTGCCGTGCACCGGTCTGGGGGCGCTGCGTCGTCGGCCGGAGGCGCGCTGGCGGCGCCGGCCCACCGACATCCCGGCGCTGACCAAGCTGCAACGCGAGCTGTTGGCGGCGGCGATCGCGCTGACCCGGCCCGGGGGTGTGGTGATGTATGCGACCTGCTCACCACATTTGGCCGAAACCGTCGGCGTGGTCGCCGACGCGCTGCGCCGGCACCCGGTACGCGCGCTGGACACCCGGCCGTTGTTCGAGCCCGTCGACCGGCTCGGGGACGGGCCGTATGTCCAGCTGTGGCCGCATCGCCACGGCACCGACGCCATGTTCGCCGCGGCGCTTCAAGTAGGCCCAAAGTAG
- the fmt gene encoding methionyl-tRNA formyltransferase has translation MRLVFAGTPETALPALRRLIDSPRHDVVAVLTRPDAASGRRGRPEPSPVARAALDLGIPLLRPRRPNSAEFVAELCGLAPDCCPVVAYGALLGEELLAIPPHGWVNVHFSLLPAWRGAAPVQAAIAAGDTITGATTFRIEPSLDSGPVYGVVTEEIRPTDTAGDLLERLAVSGAALLETTLDGIADGTLTPVPQPADGVSFAPKVTVDRARVRWDLPAPVVERRIRAFTPKPGAWTLIGDQRVKIGPVSIDDQAPKPLEPGSIHVGRHDVWIGTSSEPVRLGQIQPPGKKFMNAVDWARGARLDPDARAV, from the coding sequence GTGCGCCTCGTCTTCGCCGGCACCCCGGAAACCGCGTTGCCGGCGTTGCGTCGGCTCATCGACTCGCCCCGGCACGACGTGGTCGCCGTGCTCACCCGCCCGGACGCGGCGTCCGGCCGCCGGGGCAGGCCGGAGCCGTCGCCGGTGGCGCGGGCGGCTCTCGACCTGGGCATCCCGCTGCTGCGGCCGCGGCGGCCGAACTCCGCTGAATTCGTCGCCGAACTCTGCGGGCTGGCACCCGACTGCTGCCCGGTGGTGGCCTACGGTGCCCTGCTGGGCGAGGAGCTGCTCGCGATACCTCCCCACGGCTGGGTCAACGTGCACTTCTCGCTGCTGCCCGCCTGGCGCGGGGCCGCACCCGTGCAGGCGGCCATCGCGGCCGGTGACACGATCACCGGCGCGACCACCTTCCGCATCGAGCCGAGCCTGGACTCGGGGCCGGTCTACGGCGTCGTCACCGAGGAGATTCGGCCCACCGACACCGCGGGCGATTTGCTTGAGCGACTGGCCGTTTCGGGCGCCGCGCTGCTGGAGACCACACTCGACGGTATCGCCGACGGCACGCTCACACCGGTGCCACAGCCCGCCGACGGTGTCAGCTTCGCTCCCAAGGTCACTGTGGACCGAGCGCGGGTGCGCTGGGACTTACCCGCGCCGGTCGTCGAGCGGCGGATCCGAGCCTTCACACCGAAGCCCGGTGCATGGACACTCATCGGCGACCAGCGGGTCAAAATCGGGCCGGTCAGCATTGACGATCAAGCGCCGAAACCCTTGGAACCGGGCAGCATTCACGTCGGTCGGCATGACGTCTGGATCGGCACCTCGTCGGAGCCGGTACGGCTGGGCCAGATCCAGCCGCCCGGAAAGAAGTTCATGAACGCGGTCGACTGGGCCCGCGGCGCTCGCCTCGACCCGGACGCGCGAGCGGTATGA
- a CDS encoding MarR family transcriptional regulator produces the protein MTTKATATEESLDAITDALLTASRLLVGISAHSIARVDETITIPQFRTLVILSNRGPINLATLAAVLGVRPSAAGRMVDRLVGAGLVDRQPHPTSRRELLAALTERGREVVRKVTAQRRAEIARIVERMPASERHGLVRALTAFTAAGGEPAAHLDDGA, from the coding sequence ATGACCACCAAAGCCACTGCAACCGAGGAGTCGCTCGACGCGATCACCGACGCGCTGTTGACCGCATCACGCCTGCTGGTGGGCATCTCGGCTCACTCCATCGCCCGGGTCGACGAGACCATCACCATCCCGCAGTTCCGGACCCTGGTGATCCTGTCCAACCGCGGCCCGATCAACCTCGCGACCCTGGCCGCCGTGCTGGGCGTGCGGCCGTCGGCCGCGGGCCGAATGGTGGATCGGCTCGTCGGCGCCGGGCTCGTCGACCGTCAACCTCACCCCACGTCGCGCCGCGAACTGTTGGCCGCGTTGACCGAGCGCGGACGTGAGGTGGTGCGCAAGGTCACCGCACAGCGGCGCGCCGAGATCGCCCGCATCGTCGAACGAATGCCGGCGTCGGAACGTCACGGCTTGGTGCGCGCGCTCACGGCGTTCACCGCCGCCGGGGGAGAGCCGGCCGCCCATCTCGACGACGGGGCCTGA
- a CDS encoding class I SAM-dependent methyltransferase: protein MSIDVPAGAEHASAISDRAMWALGDYALIAEQVMAPLGPLLVAAAGIGPGDRVLDVAAGSGNVSVPAARVGAHVVASDLTPELLQRAQRRAADLRLHLECREANAEALPFADGAFDAVLSAIGVMFAPRHQRAANELVRVCRAGGTIGLISWTPEGFFGQMLAAIRPYRPTPQPGMPPAALWGREDYVTGLLGQRVGDVSARRGMLTVDRFDSPEAVHEYFKHHYGPTISAYRNIADNPVLVASLDAQLIELAQSHLRDGVMQWEYLLVIARKW, encoded by the coding sequence ATGAGCATTGACGTGCCCGCCGGAGCAGAGCACGCCTCGGCAATCAGCGACCGGGCGATGTGGGCATTGGGCGACTACGCGCTCATCGCCGAGCAGGTGATGGCGCCGCTCGGCCCGCTGCTGGTGGCCGCCGCCGGCATCGGTCCGGGCGATCGGGTCCTCGACGTCGCTGCCGGTTCCGGCAACGTGTCGGTTCCAGCCGCCAGGGTCGGCGCCCACGTGGTGGCCAGCGACCTCACACCGGAGCTGCTGCAGCGCGCCCAAAGACGCGCTGCCGACCTGCGTCTGCACCTCGAGTGCCGGGAAGCCAACGCCGAAGCGCTGCCGTTCGCCGACGGCGCATTCGACGCGGTGCTGTCCGCCATCGGCGTGATGTTCGCACCGCGCCATCAACGCGCCGCCAACGAGCTGGTGCGGGTGTGCCGGGCCGGCGGGACGATTGGCCTGATCAGCTGGACCCCGGAGGGGTTCTTCGGTCAGATGCTTGCCGCGATCCGGCCATACCGGCCGACACCGCAGCCGGGCATGCCTCCGGCGGCGCTGTGGGGTCGGGAAGACTACGTCACCGGCCTGTTGGGTCAGCGCGTCGGCGATGTCAGCGCGCGCCGGGGCATGCTGACAGTGGACCGGTTTGACAGCCCAGAAGCGGTGCACGAGTACTTCAAGCACCACTACGGCCCGACGATCAGCGCCTACCGCAACATCGCCGACAACCCGGTCCTGGTCGCCAGCCTTGACGCTCAACTCATCGAACTAGCCCAAAGCCACCTCAGAGACGGCGTCATGCAGTGGGAGTACCTGCTCGTCATCGCCAGAAAGTGGTAG